GGAGCGCCTTTCATCAAAGTGAATTGTGCCACGCTCCCGGAGAATTTGCTTGAATCCGAACTCTTCGGCCATGAAAAAGGCGCATTCACCAGCGCGGGTGAGTCGAGAATGGGTCGTGTAGAAGAGGCTGACGGCGGCACATTGTTTCTCGACGAGATCGGCGAACTGGCTCTCGCAACGCAGGCCAAATTGCTGCGGTTTCTTCAAGACAAGGAATTCGAACGACTGGGGAGCAACAAGACCAGGACGGTTGACGTGCGGATAATCACTGCAACAAACCGGGATTTGGAAGAGGCTGTACGACAAGGCTCCTTTCGATCCGACCTTTTCTATCGGCTCAATGTGTTTCCGATCAGGGTTCCTGCAGTGAAGGAGCGCAGAGAAGATATCGAACATCTCATCAAATTCTTTGCCGGGACTGCCCGAAGAGAATACGGGTGCGACTTACGATTCACGAACAAAGCTCTGAACGCTCTGGTCGAGTATCCCTGGCCGGGCAATGTGAGAGAATTGGAAAATCTGATCGAACGCCTGGCAATCATTTCCAATGACGGCTTGATTAGTGAACGCGAGTTGAAACCATACATCAGAGTCGTGGATCAAGACGACTGCTGCGAGCAATCGTTGGAATGCGGGTCCCTCGCACATACAGAAAAGTTCCGCATCAAAGTGGCTCTGGAGAGACATCGAGGGGTACAGTCCTTGGCTGCGGAGGAACTTGGGATCACTCCACGACAAATAGGATACAAGATCAAGAAGTTCGGGCTTGAAGAATTCGTGGGACGAACAAAAGAAAGTTGAAGCAAATTGGGGAAACCCTTCTAATACGGACTTGCGGTTAAGATGATTTTGTAGAGTCAACGGCACGGACCTGCCCCGCAGGTCAGTGGCACCCAAATTCGACGTCGGCCACTGAGTACAGGGGTGCCACTGACCTTGACCTGCGGAGCCAGGTCAGTGGAAGCTCCCCGAGCATGACATCAGTCTTCGTGGTAGGGGTCGGCGTCCCTGCCGACCCACGTTCGGTTGAACACGTGCAGCGTAAAGATGAACATGCAACAAGGATTAACAAACCGTGCCCTGATCTTCTGCATGATCAGGAATGTGAACCCACAAATTCTAACGCCTTGGCAAACGTCTGGCTAAATTTCGGATGTGCGGCAAGCTCCAGATATCCGACTGTCTTTGCGATTTTTTCGGCTACTTGACGTTCCCGAGTTGATAGCAGCATCAGACGCGCTCCAGTGCCAGCGGCGTTTCCTACGTTCTGGAATCGTTCAAGAGGCACATTTGGAAGAAGTCCGAGGAAAACTGCACTCTCCACATTGATATTGGAGCCGAATGCCCCCGCGATGATAATCTTGTCGACATCGTCCTTGTTCAATCCCGCCTCGGATAGTAAAAGCCTGGTTCCGGTAGATATTGCAGCCTTAGCAAGCTGGATTGCTACAATGTCTTTCTGGGTGAGAGTAATATCGTGACCGGTCCCGGACTTTTCTTCGGGAACAATGACGTATTCCGGATGGCCGGTTTTCTCGTCTATTCTGACTTCCGAGCGACTTCTATCGAACAATCCCATGTGATTGACAATCCTGGCTTCGGCAAGTGACGCTACTGCATCGATCACCCCGGACCCGCATAAACCCAGAGCTGGAGCGTCCGCGATAGTCCGATAATGAAGCTTCTGTTCCTCTTCGGACCACGTGGTTGAGCTGACTGCTCCTTCAACGGCTCTCATGCCATGATGAATGTGAGCCCCCTCAAATGCCGGACCGGATGCACAAGAACACGAAGTGAGCCGACCTTCGACCGCCAGCACGATTTCCGTGTTGGTGCCGATATCCAGACCGAGAGTAACGCCTTCACACTCGAATATGCGACTTGCCGCAATCATCGCCACATGATCCCCTCCAACAAAACCGGCAATCAAGGGGGCAAAATACACGGATGCTCCGGTTGCGAGGTTCAGGCCCAAGGAACGTGATTTCACTTCTATGGGAAGCGTTGCAGCCGGAACATAGGGAGATCTCGCCAAAGCATGAACCGGTAGCCCGACCAGGATATGGTGCATGGCAGAATTACCGACGATTACTGCATGCTCGACCTGTTGAATGCCGGCTCCAGTCTTAGAAAGGAGATTCGCCAGGAGCTTGTTGAGGGAATCCACAACCAGTGCTTGCATCTGGCGGCTTTGGCT
The sequence above is a segment of the Desulfomonile tiedjei DSM 6799 genome. Coding sequences within it:
- a CDS encoding ASKHA domain-containing protein; amino-acid sequence: MSVCVEFQPIGRRVDVQEHMTVLDAARLIVFQDQKIMTAPCGGRGQCGRCRIRLLEGTVNEPTESETKLLSADELNQGVRLACQTEVLGPVKIEIPPESLVGKQNLQLEGLDYEIEVEPASRRYVISTEAPAIHHPVSTWQQIVRELESEHNVENPTIDMELLRQEIPKEHGRQLTTVTLQDREIINRFDVFPAPRSLGLAVDLGTTKIAAFLVDLESGDTIGSEARMNPQIAYGEDLMSRLAYCRESASQSRQMQALVVDSLNKLLANLLSKTGAGIQQVEHAVIVGNSAMHHILVGLPVHALARSPYVPAATLPIEVKSRSLGLNLATGASVYFAPLIAGFVGGDHVAMIAASRIFECEGVTLGLDIGTNTEIVLAVEGRLTSCSCASGPAFEGAHIHHGMRAVEGAVSSTTWSEEEQKLHYRTIADAPALGLCGSGVIDAVASLAEARIVNHMGLFDRSRSEVRIDEKTGHPEYVIVPEEKSGTGHDITLTQKDIVAIQLAKAAISTGTRLLLSEAGLNKDDVDKIIIAGAFGSNINVESAVFLGLLPNVPLERFQNVGNAAGTGARLMLLSTRERQVAEKIAKTVGYLELAAHPKFSQTFAKALEFVGSHS
- a CDS encoding sigma-54-dependent Fis family transcriptional regulator, whose protein sequence is MPRKTKELELKVLFDISQIIGQALDLDRTLEVVLGILSESLSMKRATITVTDEDEDHLRIRVSHGLTERERRKGVYHSEEGITGLIFRSGEPVIVPDISREPLFLNKTGARQIDKGTISFIGVPIKIQGRPVGVLSVDRLFGDEVSFEEDVRFLTILAAVIAQLVSLHEQVRARERSLIRANRSLKANISRKAGSFFNMAKSVAMMQVQELIRKVAPTRATVLLLGESGTGKTLVAQIIHELSKCGGAPFIKVNCATLPENLLESELFGHEKGAFTSAGESRMGRVEEADGGTLFLDEIGELALATQAKLLRFLQDKEFERLGSNKTRTVDVRIITATNRDLEEAVRQGSFRSDLFYRLNVFPIRVPAVKERREDIEHLIKFFAGTARREYGCDLRFTNKALNALVEYPWPGNVRELENLIERLAIISNDGLISERELKPYIRVVDQDDCCEQSLECGSLAHTEKFRIKVALERHRGVQSLAAEELGITPRQIGYKIKKFGLEEFVGRTKES